One Chlamydia sp. DNA window includes the following coding sequences:
- a CDS encoding alpha/beta hydrolase, which translates to MKNFLLTILFLLMGTSLLADPSVIQTLTSGVSGVNSFREEKESVVCVHAFLRSYSSLKPIGRILEKENYDVFIWNYETRKFTLEKHAEHLIRLLNKIAELKPGIPINFVTHSVGGVIVRVALAHPDCPEEAKKGKAILMAPPNAGSTLARRYSRSSLVQFVFGGKLGMQLLTYSPENMLNVAKIPPSVDVLILSGNRRSKFLPFQLEEANDGKVCVTETRLDTPHQNYVIDANHTYIITNKTSLFLMKEFLRNGSKSPTLTQVPEEIEASMKQSPRSSENKEKSKDIYIIHCLGAHPYSLYGFPKKNKTSSNENPRKILKSQENKK; encoded by the coding sequence ATGAAGAATTTTTTATTAACTATACTCTTTCTATTAATGGGAACCTCCCTACTAGCAGATCCCTCTGTTATTCAAACACTAACATCTGGGGTCTCTGGGGTAAACTCTTTCCGCGAAGAAAAAGAATCCGTGGTGTGTGTTCATGCATTCCTAAGATCCTATAGTTCGCTAAAACCTATCGGTAGGATTCTAGAAAAAGAAAATTACGATGTTTTTATTTGGAACTACGAAACTCGGAAATTTACGTTAGAAAAGCATGCAGAACATCTTATTCGACTACTCAATAAGATCGCAGAACTAAAACCTGGAATACCTATTAACTTTGTTACACACTCTGTCGGAGGTGTTATTGTTCGCGTTGCATTGGCGCATCCAGACTGTCCAGAAGAAGCGAAAAAAGGGAAAGCTATTCTCATGGCCCCTCCTAATGCGGGATCTACATTAGCAAGACGTTACAGTCGCAGCTCTCTAGTACAATTTGTCTTTGGGGGAAAACTGGGCATGCAACTCCTTACTTACAGCCCGGAGAATATGTTAAATGTCGCCAAAATACCTCCTTCTGTTGATGTCTTAATCTTAAGCGGAAATAGAAGAAGCAAATTTTTACCATTTCAGTTAGAAGAAGCTAATGATGGAAAAGTCTGCGTGACAGAAACAAGACTTGATACGCCTCATCAAAATTATGTGATTGATGCGAATCACACCTATATCATTACCAATAAGACCTCTTTGTTCTTGATGAAAGAGTTTTTAAGAAATGGCAGCAAAAGCCCTACTCTTACACAAGTTCCAGAAGAAATAGAAGCTAGTATGAAACAATCTCCTAGATCTTCGGAAAATAAAGAGAAAAGTAAGGATATCTACATCATTCATTGTTTGGGGGCCCATCCATATAGCCTTTACGGGTTCCCCAAAAAAAACAAAACATCATCCAATGAAAACCCTAGAAAGATCTTGAAGAGTCAAGAAAACAAAAAATAA
- the dnaN gene encoding DNA polymerase III subunit beta: MKFVISRNELGNLIKKVQNVVPQSTPIPVLTHVLIESCNDELVFTATDLTVSTRCVVKAKIYESGSVTIPSRRFFQLIRELTEANIEVAANSGEMATITSGSSCFRLLSMGKEDFPMLPDIQNSLRFTLDSEQLKDMFQRTSFAVSREESRYVLTGVLLSISNGTMTVVGTDGKRLAKIDTEISLDPSFSGDYIIPIKAVEEIIRMSSEDTQATIFLDQTKIAVECGNTLLVTKLLSGEFPDFSPVIATQSNVRLALHREELISLLKQVALFTNESSHSVKFSFSPGELTLTANCTKVGEGKVSMAVNYTGETLEIAFNPFFFLDILKHSRDELVQLGISDSYNPGIITDSTRSLFVIMPMRLHDD; the protein is encoded by the coding sequence ATGAAATTTGTTATCTCTCGCAATGAATTAGGAAATCTGATCAAAAAAGTTCAGAATGTCGTTCCGCAAAGCACGCCCATTCCGGTATTAACCCACGTACTCATAGAAAGCTGTAACGATGAATTAGTATTCACAGCTACAGATCTGACTGTCAGTACACGTTGTGTTGTTAAAGCAAAAATCTATGAATCAGGATCCGTAACGATCCCCTCTCGACGCTTCTTTCAGCTCATCCGCGAACTAACAGAAGCAAATATAGAGGTAGCTGCAAACTCCGGGGAAATGGCAACTATTACTTCGGGATCTTCATGCTTCCGTCTCTTAAGCATGGGGAAAGAAGATTTTCCTATGCTTCCTGATATACAAAACTCTCTCCGATTTACGCTGGATTCTGAGCAACTTAAGGATATGTTCCAAAGAACGTCTTTCGCTGTCTCTCGAGAAGAAAGTCGGTATGTACTTACTGGAGTGTTACTTTCCATTTCTAACGGAACGATGACGGTTGTTGGAACCGATGGAAAGCGGTTAGCGAAAATCGATACAGAAATTTCTCTGGATCCTAGCTTTTCAGGTGATTATATCATCCCTATCAAAGCTGTTGAAGAAATCATTCGTATGTCTTCGGAAGACACTCAAGCAACTATCTTCTTAGATCAAACAAAGATTGCTGTAGAATGTGGTAATACACTTTTAGTCACAAAGCTCCTCTCCGGAGAATTCCCAGACTTTTCCCCAGTAATTGCTACTCAGAGTAATGTTCGACTAGCCCTTCACCGAGAAGAGCTTATTTCTCTTCTCAAACAAGTCGCTCTCTTCACAAATGAGTCTTCCCATTCTGTAAAATTTAGCTTCTCTCCAGGAGAACTCACTCTTACAGCCAACTGTACCAAAGTAGGAGAAGGAAAAGTAAGCATGGCCGTAAATTATACAGGTGAAACACTAGAAATCGCTTTCAATCCTTTCTTCTTCCTAGACATACTGAAACATAGTCGCGATGAACTTGTCCAATTAGGAATTTCAGACTCCTATAATCCTGGAATTATTACGGACTCTACTCGCAGCCTATTTGTGATTATGCCTATGAGATTACACGACGATTAA
- the smpB gene encoding SsrA-binding protein SmpB, with protein MSAKEIVSNRKAFHNYEILETFDAGIVLTGTEIKSLRDHGGNLSDAYVTISKGEAWLLQSSIAPYRFGNINNHEEHRKRKLLLHKYEIQKLDSRISQKGLTVVPLSFFFSKGYVKVRVGCCRGKKAHDKRQSIIEREKNRELAAAMKRSYR; from the coding sequence ATGAGCGCTAAGGAAATTGTTTCGAATCGCAAAGCTTTTCATAATTATGAGATACTCGAGACATTTGATGCTGGAATAGTGTTAACAGGAACAGAGATTAAATCTTTGCGAGATCATGGGGGGAATTTAAGTGACGCTTATGTGACTATCTCTAAAGGAGAAGCATGGTTGCTGCAATCAAGTATTGCACCTTATCGATTTGGGAATATCAATAATCACGAAGAGCATCGCAAGCGTAAACTTCTTTTACATAAGTATGAGATTCAAAAATTGGATTCACGTATTTCTCAAAAAGGATTAACGGTAGTTCCATTGAGTTTTTTCTTCTCCAAGGGATATGTTAAGGTACGTGTCGGATGTTGCCGTGGGAAGAAAGCACATGACAAGCGCCAGTCCATTATTGAAAGAGAAAAAAATCGTGAGTTAGCAGCTGCTATGAAGCGCTCTTATCGGTAA
- the mreD gene encoding rod shape-determining protein MreD produces MVLLSASLISFLFFSRYFPKWRPVYFSPLVVTTFYSHPKERVLLWALLSGLLCDMGSTCFMGIQAFLYVSTSLVLYKTQKFFIKERWLSLPLINACFALTFYGLSYPVLAFFNRPLCLYGGALLADLQHVILVDLPYGALLGLLVYRKPYTPQI; encoded by the coding sequence ATTGTTCTGCTCTCGGCTTCCTTAATCAGTTTTCTCTTTTTTTCTCGCTATTTCCCAAAATGGCGTCCCGTGTATTTCTCTCCTCTAGTCGTTACTACGTTCTATTCTCATCCTAAAGAACGGGTTCTTCTTTGGGCTTTGCTGTCTGGGCTCCTTTGCGATATGGGCTCGACCTGTTTTATGGGTATTCAAGCCTTTCTTTATGTGAGTACCTCCCTTGTTCTCTACAAAACCCAAAAATTTTTTATCAAAGAGCGCTGGCTCTCTCTCCCTCTAATCAATGCTTGTTTTGCTTTGACCTTTTATGGATTGTCTTATCCGGTCCTTGCATTCTTCAACCGCCCTCTTTGTTTATATGGCGGAGCCCTTCTTGCAGACTTACAACATGTAATTTTAGTAGATCTTCCCTATGGAGCTCTTCTAGGTCTCTTAGTCTATAGAAAACCTTATACTCCTCAAATCTAA
- the ltuB gene encoding late transcription unit protein LtuB — MKKRNCRKLAQVIDRETGQYFPFSTESETKKGRKHHYSTASKYALRERAEEFDKLVHSLLDKQTSKNSDQILIFTYQNGFVETDLHNFGRYSVKCS, encoded by the coding sequence ATGAAAAAAAGAAACTGTCGCAAGTTAGCACAAGTGATTGATCGTGAGACGGGACAGTATTTCCCTTTTTCTACTGAGAGTGAAACCAAAAAAGGGAGAAAACACCACTACAGTACGGCCTCGAAATATGCATTGCGAGAACGAGCTGAGGAATTCGATAAGTTGGTGCATTCTCTCTTAGATAAACAGACGTCCAAGAATTCTGATCAGATTTTGATTTTTACTTACCAAAATGGTTTTGTAGAAACGGATTTACATAACTTTGGTAGATATTCAGTGAAATGTAGTTAG
- the folD gene encoding bifunctional methylenetetrahydrofolate dehydrogenase/methenyltetrahydrofolate cyclohydrolase FolD, translated as MLLKGAPAADRILATIKENIRSHSSAPGLAVVLIGNNPASEIYVNMKVKRATDLGMLSRSYRKPSDATLSDILALIQQLNSDESIHGILVQLPLPAHLDTQAILSSIAPDKDVDGLHPVNMGKLLLGETGGFIPCTPAGIVELLKYYAIPLYGKHVVVLGRSNIVGKPLAALLMQKYADTNASVTVLHSQSEHLAEITRTADILVSAIGVPLFVTKEMISEKAIIVDVGTSRVPAATPKGYSLAGDVDFNNVVPACQAITPVPGGVGPMTVAMLMRNTWESFSRHTS; from the coding sequence ATGTTATTGAAAGGTGCTCCGGCAGCTGACCGCATTCTAGCCACAATCAAAGAAAATATTCGCTCCCACTCAAGTGCCCCAGGTCTCGCTGTTGTTTTGATAGGGAATAATCCAGCTTCAGAAATTTATGTGAATATGAAGGTGAAACGCGCTACGGACCTAGGAATGCTATCCAGATCTTATCGGAAACCTTCAGACGCTACTCTTTCAGACATTTTAGCTCTTATTCAACAGTTAAATTCTGATGAAAGCATTCATGGAATACTTGTTCAACTCCCACTACCTGCGCATCTAGATACTCAAGCAATTCTCTCTTCTATTGCTCCAGATAAAGACGTTGATGGACTTCATCCCGTGAATATGGGTAAGCTTCTTCTTGGAGAAACTGGAGGATTCATCCCCTGCACCCCCGCTGGTATAGTAGAGCTTCTCAAATATTATGCTATCCCTCTCTATGGGAAACATGTTGTTGTTTTGGGAAGAAGCAATATTGTAGGAAAACCTTTAGCTGCCCTACTCATGCAAAAATACGCAGACACTAATGCCAGTGTAACTGTGCTACATAGTCAATCTGAACATCTTGCAGAAATTACTAGAACTGCTGATATTCTTGTTTCCGCAATTGGAGTTCCTCTTTTTGTTACAAAAGAAATGATTTCAGAAAAAGCTATTATCGTGGATGTGGGAACATCGCGAGTGCCTGCAGCTACTCCAAAAGGATACTCACTTGCAGGAGATGTGGATTTTAATAATGTTGTACCTGCCTGCCAGGCTATTACTCCTGTCCCGGGCGGAGTTGGCCCAATGACCGTGGCCATGCTAATGAGAAATACATGGGAAAGTTTTTCACGTCATACATCTTGA
- a CDS encoding phosphatidylserine/phosphatidylglycerophosphate/cardiolipin synthase family protein, with translation MKKTKHLISKITFSLASLFIGGCLLKAPAPTQSADTFQTFIESNEPVIFAKQCGDNVTQVLCDAIDSAKKNIFLSIYDLSAPAITASLKKQVSAQIPICIHYQRISKNADFSESPYLTLVEHPPVGRKLMHQKTLSIDEETAWLGSANFTLASLEKSANLIIGLKSPELCHFIKTQTSGRCSIDQQHIEYFSINEGNSLALDRVLHHIRSAKESIQVGMFALTLPQIIVELNAAQNRGVDVMILVDKGFKSFTVQQIKQLEHPSLSIYEKVTPYQLHHKFGIFDKTTLITGSVNWSENGFLLNTEDMIIIDNLTEKQQQKMQAIWEGLVKECALYYSPDQEKENDPLIIPFPPNEGKQAA, from the coding sequence ATGAAAAAAACAAAACACCTTATCTCTAAAATCACATTCAGCCTGGCCTCCCTTTTTATCGGAGGATGCCTATTAAAAGCCCCAGCACCGACTCAATCTGCCGATACCTTTCAAACTTTTATTGAATCCAATGAACCTGTTATCTTTGCAAAACAGTGTGGCGATAATGTTACCCAAGTTCTCTGTGACGCTATTGATTCTGCAAAAAAAAATATTTTTCTTAGCATTTATGATCTTTCCGCTCCTGCCATCACAGCAAGTTTGAAAAAACAAGTGTCCGCTCAGATCCCTATATGCATTCATTACCAACGCATCTCCAAAAATGCGGATTTCTCAGAATCCCCCTATCTTACATTGGTAGAACATCCCCCCGTGGGAAGAAAGCTTATGCATCAAAAAACCTTATCTATCGATGAGGAAACAGCTTGGCTAGGATCAGCAAATTTCACATTAGCCTCTTTAGAGAAAAGCGCTAACCTAATCATTGGTTTAAAAAGCCCAGAGCTTTGTCATTTCATCAAAACACAAACTTCTGGCCGTTGCTCAATCGATCAACAACACATCGAATATTTTTCGATCAATGAGGGCAACTCTTTAGCTTTAGACAGAGTACTCCATCACATTCGTTCTGCTAAGGAATCTATCCAAGTGGGTATGTTTGCTCTCACTCTTCCCCAGATTATTGTCGAACTGAATGCGGCTCAAAACCGTGGAGTTGATGTCATGATTTTAGTCGACAAAGGATTCAAATCCTTTACTGTACAACAGATTAAGCAACTAGAACATCCTAGCCTTTCCATTTACGAAAAGGTGACTCCATACCAACTACATCATAAATTTGGAATATTCGATAAAACCACTCTAATTACAGGATCTGTAAACTGGTCTGAAAATGGTTTTCTTCTGAACACGGAAGACATGATCATTATTGATAACCTTACGGAAAAACAGCAGCAGAAAATGCAAGCAATCTGGGAAGGATTAGTGAAGGAATGTGCTTTATATTACTCCCCAGATCAAGAAAAAGAAAACGACCCTTTAATTATTCCTTTTCCTCCAAACGAGGGGAAGCAAGCTGCTTAA
- a CDS encoding FAD:protein FMN transferase, whose translation MGKFFTSYILIVVALFFQSCSSPSKTTFEGIRMTIPYRIILGESFSFSQLKQIEEEIDRVFCLIDNTFNNWNPSSEISCINRAETLSPIPLSAELFSFLCEIDRFHAFSDGRFDPTLGALKTLWMLHLKSQTIPSQEVLQSYRQHTGWHLLSLDRTQQTIRKLSPFVQLDLCGTVKGLAVDLLGTVCSQFCHNYYVEWGGEIKIAGKHPSGRSWTIASSATPDILYLDNQAIATSGSQYQRWFVNKKTYTHILDPLTGIPLEDSNYPILAASVIHENCAFADAMATALTTFSSKQDALDWARKKNLCIYITDKSAS comes from the coding sequence ATGGGAAAGTTTTTCACGTCATACATCTTGATTGTTGTAGCTCTCTTTTTTCAATCATGCTCCTCTCCCTCAAAAACAACCTTTGAAGGAATACGCATGACTATTCCTTATCGTATTATACTAGGAGAATCTTTTTCCTTTTCTCAACTAAAACAAATCGAAGAAGAAATCGATAGAGTTTTTTGCCTTATTGATAACACGTTTAATAATTGGAATCCTTCTTCTGAAATCTCCTGTATCAATCGCGCTGAAACACTATCTCCTATTCCTTTATCTGCAGAGCTCTTCTCTTTTTTATGCGAAATAGATCGTTTTCATGCTTTCTCAGATGGTCGGTTCGATCCGACTTTAGGAGCGTTAAAAACTTTGTGGATGCTTCATCTGAAATCACAAACTATCCCTTCTCAAGAGGTACTACAATCCTATAGACAACATACAGGCTGGCATCTGCTCTCTTTAGATAGAACACAACAAACAATAAGAAAACTATCTCCTTTCGTGCAATTAGATCTCTGTGGGACCGTAAAAGGATTAGCAGTAGACCTATTGGGGACTGTATGTTCTCAATTCTGCCACAATTACTATGTGGAGTGGGGCGGGGAAATTAAAATAGCAGGAAAACATCCTTCTGGAAGATCTTGGACAATTGCCTCTTCAGCGACCCCAGATATCCTTTACCTTGATAATCAGGCTATCGCAACGAGTGGCAGTCAATACCAAAGATGGTTTGTCAACAAAAAAACCTATACGCATATCCTAGATCCTTTGACAGGGATCCCCTTGGAGGATAGTAATTATCCAATCTTAGCAGCATCCGTAATTCACGAAAACTGTGCCTTTGCAGATGCAATGGCTACCGCACTCACCACTTTTTCTTCCAAACAAGACGCCTTAGATTGGGCAAGAAAGAAAAATCTTTGTATCTATATTACCGATAAGAGCGCTTCATAG
- the recF gene encoding DNA replication/repair protein RecF: MRVFSLFLKDFRNYAELRLEFGPEMNSVFGLNAQGKTNLLEALYILSLGRSFRTNRLTDAIRFGASHFFIEAVFSQKQVSHTLSIQVDKRGKKILFDGAPITKLSELVGLFPVILFSVKDSAIIEGPPAERRRFLDLLLAQASDKYTEHISLYHKSLDQRNSSIKTQDLKTIAAWNSPLIAYGSLVTFLRHECTQKLNKIFQNLWDNTLKESLSLRYESSLIITESPSLNDIANQYYEQLRVAHTKDLEVGYTTVGPHRDELVITMNDLPVAKFSSEGQKHSLLAVLRFAECIYLREEFFIHPLLCMDDIHACLDQQRLDQLFELSSSLGQTVTTSTICPHHSDTKSFIFHVAEAQISLVAPTLL, encoded by the coding sequence ATGAGAGTTTTTTCTCTATTTCTTAAAGATTTTAGAAATTATGCGGAGCTCCGTTTAGAATTCGGGCCGGAAATGAACTCGGTTTTCGGCCTTAATGCTCAGGGAAAAACGAATCTTCTTGAGGCTCTGTATATTTTGTCATTGGGACGTTCTTTTCGAACTAATCGGTTGACTGATGCTATCCGTTTCGGAGCTTCTCATTTTTTTATAGAAGCCGTATTCTCTCAGAAACAGGTTTCCCATACGCTCTCTATTCAGGTAGATAAACGAGGAAAGAAGATCCTTTTTGACGGGGCTCCCATTACTAAATTATCTGAGTTAGTAGGGTTATTTCCTGTTATTCTTTTCTCTGTAAAAGATAGTGCGATTATCGAAGGACCTCCGGCAGAACGTCGCCGTTTCCTTGACCTTCTGCTAGCCCAAGCCTCAGATAAATATACCGAGCATATTTCCCTATATCACAAATCTTTGGATCAACGCAATTCTTCTATTAAAACACAGGATCTTAAAACCATTGCTGCATGGAATTCCCCGCTTATTGCCTACGGAAGCCTGGTTACCTTCTTACGTCATGAATGTACTCAGAAACTTAATAAAATTTTTCAAAATCTTTGGGATAATACATTAAAAGAGTCTCTCTCCCTTCGCTACGAAAGCTCTCTCATCATAACGGAATCTCCTTCCCTCAATGACATAGCAAATCAGTACTATGAACAATTGCGAGTGGCTCATACCAAAGATCTTGAAGTTGGCTACACTACGGTAGGACCACATCGAGATGAACTTGTAATAACAATGAATGACCTTCCCGTCGCTAAATTCTCTAGTGAAGGACAAAAACATTCCCTTTTAGCTGTTCTCCGATTTGCTGAATGTATATATCTTCGGGAAGAATTTTTCATTCATCCTTTGTTGTGTATGGATGATATTCACGCTTGTCTTGATCAACAGCGTTTAGATCAGCTCTTCGAGCTCTCAAGCTCTCTAGGACAGACAGTTACGACTTCTACTATTTGTCCTCATCATTCGGATACGAAATCTTTTATTTTTCATGTTGCAGAAGCGCAAATATCACTTGTCGCTCCTACCCTTCTATAA
- a CDS encoding site-2 protease family protein produces the protein MTIIYFVLAALALGFLILIHELGHLLAAKAVGMTVESFSIGFGPALVRKTVRGIEYRIGVIPFGGYVRIKGMDKSNKDKSIDREKTVYDIPGGFFSKSPWKRIFVLAAGPLANILAALVAFGILYVSGGRTKSFSEHTSIVGWVHPSLERQGLHLGDQIFFCNGQPYSGSKMAFSSSLLDRKLLLQGEHPAYFSETGAFSLEAPFNPSLEGVPCLGASYLLYRGNEPLPEKSPLIDAGLSEGDRLVWMDGELVFSGAQIAQMLNEKQAFLRVERQGKIIFVRHVRVLAGDLHLTPYYKNELIDCQYEAGLKGKWASLHMLPYIINSDGFVESKIGLLNKNWGEIDYHLELGDRIIAVDGIPVISNADILRLVQDHRVSLIFQRMSPKQLTILDQRAADQAFINSYDMDDLLRIAESVGEEKEVSQLGEYRLVTRIQPRPWAHIYSEELLNKQRSLVSKIRDEQERRHYLERIEAEKQRISLGIPLKDLAVQYNPTPLALIEESISDSLRTVRALGMGRLSPQWLSGPVGIVRVLHTGWSMGVPEALAWIGLISMNLAVLNLLPIPVLDGGYILLCLWEICSRRRLNMRLIEKGLIPFMILLILFFVFLTLQDLSRVFIG, from the coding sequence ATGACAATAATATATTTTGTTCTTGCAGCTCTAGCCTTAGGCTTCCTCATTTTAATTCATGAGCTCGGCCATTTATTGGCTGCTAAAGCTGTGGGGATGACTGTAGAAAGTTTCAGCATTGGCTTTGGTCCTGCACTTGTGCGCAAGACAGTAAGAGGCATAGAGTATCGAATAGGAGTTATTCCTTTTGGGGGATATGTTCGTATCAAAGGGATGGATAAGAGCAACAAAGATAAGTCCATCGATAGGGAAAAGACTGTTTACGATATTCCTGGAGGATTTTTTAGTAAGTCTCCTTGGAAACGTATTTTTGTTTTAGCTGCAGGTCCTTTGGCTAATATACTCGCAGCTCTAGTTGCTTTTGGGATTCTGTATGTTTCTGGAGGAAGAACCAAATCTTTTTCTGAACACACAAGTATTGTTGGTTGGGTTCACCCTTCTTTGGAACGCCAGGGACTGCATCTAGGAGATCAGATTTTCTTTTGTAATGGGCAGCCCTATTCTGGAAGTAAAATGGCGTTTTCATCTTCTTTGCTTGATAGAAAGCTTTTATTACAGGGAGAGCATCCAGCCTATTTCTCTGAAACGGGAGCTTTTTCTTTAGAAGCTCCATTCAATCCCAGTTTGGAAGGAGTTCCTTGTCTGGGTGCTAGTTATTTGCTTTATCGTGGAAATGAGCCTCTACCGGAAAAATCTCCTTTGATAGATGCAGGTTTATCTGAAGGGGATCGTCTAGTATGGATGGACGGAGAGCTGGTGTTTTCTGGAGCACAGATTGCTCAAATGTTAAATGAGAAACAAGCATTTTTACGAGTTGAGCGTCAAGGAAAGATTATCTTTGTTCGTCACGTAAGAGTCTTAGCAGGGGATTTGCATCTAACTCCATACTATAAGAACGAACTCATCGATTGTCAGTACGAGGCGGGACTTAAAGGAAAATGGGCATCTTTACACATGCTCCCCTATATTATTAACAGCGATGGATTTGTTGAAAGTAAGATCGGTCTTTTAAACAAGAATTGGGGGGAAATAGATTACCATTTAGAGCTAGGAGACAGAATTATTGCTGTTGATGGGATTCCTGTTATAAGCAATGCGGATATTTTACGTCTTGTGCAAGATCATAGAGTTTCTTTGATCTTCCAGAGAATGTCTCCAAAACAGCTCACTATTTTAGATCAGAGAGCTGCAGATCAAGCGTTTATCAATTCTTATGATATGGATGACCTTTTAAGAATTGCAGAATCTGTGGGAGAAGAGAAAGAAGTTTCTCAATTAGGAGAGTATCGTTTAGTAACTAGAATACAGCCAAGACCTTGGGCACATATTTATTCTGAAGAGTTGTTGAATAAACAACGTTCTCTTGTTTCTAAGATTCGAGATGAACAAGAAAGACGTCACTATTTGGAAAGAATCGAAGCGGAAAAACAGCGTATCTCTTTGGGTATTCCCCTTAAGGATCTAGCTGTTCAATATAATCCAACTCCTTTAGCTTTAATAGAAGAGTCTATTTCAGACAGCTTAAGGACTGTAAGAGCTTTAGGAATGGGTCGGTTAAGTCCACAGTGGTTATCAGGGCCTGTAGGAATAGTCCGCGTCTTGCATACAGGATGGTCCATGGGAGTCCCTGAAGCTTTGGCTTGGATTGGTTTGATCAGCATGAATTTAGCAGTATTGAATTTGCTCCCTATTCCGGTTCTAGATGGGGGTTATATACTTCTATGTTTATGGGAGATTTGCTCCAGACGCCGATTGAATATGAGACTAATTGAGAAGGGGTTAATTCCTTTCATGATTCTGCTGATCTTATTTTTTGTTTTCTTGACTCTTCAAGATCTTTCTAGGGTTTTCATTGGATGA